The Meriones unguiculatus strain TT.TT164.6M chromosome 1, Bangor_MerUng_6.1, whole genome shotgun sequence genome has a segment encoding these proteins:
- the Sypl1 gene encoding synaptophysin-like protein 1 isoform X2, with protein MDFIVTLVATFLWLVSASAWAKALTDIKIATGHSIIKELEPCQNLQIQCQFVSVTSMGSLNVSVIFGFLNMILWGGNAWFVYKETSLHNPSNMSASHSQGGVPPPSGI; from the exons GACTTTATTGTTACTCTTGTTGCCACTTTTCTGTGGTTAGTGAGTGCCTCGGCCTGGGCTAAAGCCCTTacagatattaaaatagctacCGGACACAGTATTATCAAAGAACTTGAGCCTTGTCAAAACCTACAAATACAATGTCAGTTTGTCTCTGTGACTAGTATGGGATCCCTAAATGTATCCGTG ATCTTTGGCTTTCTGAATATGATACTTTGGGGAGGAAATGCTTGGTTTGTGTACAAGGAGACCAGCTTACATAATCCATCAAATATGTCAGCTTCCCACAGCCAAGGAGGTGTTCCACCCCCTTCTGGAATATAA